TAGCCGCCTCACTGCGCTGGAACCGGTTTCAGATCGAATCCTACCGGGAACTCCACTCGTTCTTCGTATAGGCACAGCACCGCGCAGGGTGCGGAGTCCATACTTCCGCACTCCCATGCCCGGTACCGGACGTATGTCGCCCCTGCGCATGTACTGTGATCGCTCGATACCGATTTGACACGAAACGACAAAAGCGTGAATATCATGCATGTCGTTTTGGCTTTACATAGAAGCGCCTGGTAGAAGCGTATGATTCAGCCGGCTATTGTGATCTACGACCGTACCCATGTCCTGGATCTGATCCGTACTCAGTCGCCAGAAACGATCCGTGGCCGTCTGCGGGCCGGCGATTTTGATACGGTGCTCGATCCCGATGGCCGTGCCCTGCTCGACGAATTATTGACCGCATGGATCCAACGTGCTCTTGGCCCACTCACCCTGCGCGATGCCATGCTCATCGATCCGTATCGCGCTCGCCAGGTGTATGGCTTGTTGTGCGCGTTGCATGTGCGGCAACGAGTTGCGATTCCGCTCGACCTTGCCGTGCATCTGCCGGCGGCGCCCGCCGATCTCGCGACTCTCCCGCCTCCACTTGCTACACGGCCTGATCTTGCCGCTCTGGCATCGCAAGCGGCCCAGGAAGGACTGACCCTGGCCTGGCAGGTGCAACCCTACGATTTTGCATCACCCGGTAATCTGCTCGAACTCGTTCCGCCTCCACCTCAGCCGTACCGCGACGAACTCGTCTTCGAGCAACCGACCGGCCTTCGTCGCCGGTTGGCAATCGCCCTCGCCTCGCTTGGAGTGGCATTGTTGATCGTGCCGTTGCTGTTCGGTCACATTCCCGACCATCCGGCGGGCTGGCCACTGGCATTGTTGACGCTGGCGCTGCTGGTTGGGATCAAAGCCGGTATCGCCGGCTATTTGGGCGCCCTGTGTATCTGGCTGGTTGCCAATCTGCCCGCCTTTCGCCACGGTACGTCGCCGGTTAATCTCTGGCCGGCGATCCCGCTGATGGTCGTTGGAATCTGGCTGCTTCGCCGTGATCGCCGTGTGCGCGCAATGTGGCGCTTTGTGCGTCGCCAGTTTCGGCGGCGATCCGACGCAACTGGAACAGATTGACTTCGGGTGGACAACCGAGGCGGAGCGGCAGGCCGCTGATCCCACGACTGACAAACAGGTGCATCGAACCAACCTGAAAATGTCCCATGTCGTAGCGCCATCCGTGGCGTGGCAGGCAGAGCGGCCCTAAACCAGGCAATCGCACGTGGCCGCCGTGGGTATGGCCGGAGAGCTGGAGATGAAAGCCGGCTGTGGCGGCTTCATCGGCAATATCGGGACAGTGAGCGAGCAGGATGCGGAAGTCGTGGGCTGGGGCGCCACCTACTGCCAATTCCAGATCGGGACTGCCATCCCAGTGGTCATCAACCCCGGCCAGCAACAGACGAGCGCCCTGACGCTCGATCAGGCGATGGCGGTTGATCAGCAACTGAATGCCGTGTTCGCGTAACATGGTCGCAATATGCGGCATCCCTTCCCAATAATCGTGATTGCCAGGTACGGCGTAAACCCCAAGCGGGGCATGCAATCGACGCAGCACATCAGGCAACCGACTGATCGCGGCGCGCGTTTGCACCAGATCGCCGGTCAATACAATGATTTCGGGCTGTGTCGCCAGCAGTTGATCAATCGCCTGATGCGCGTTTGTGAAACTGTAGCGATGACCAAGATGCAGATCACTCAACTGCCCGATAGTCAAACCATCCAACCCAGATGGCAGGTGCTCAAAAGACAGGTCTTTCACCGTCAGCCGGATCCGCCGGGGTTCGATGGTAAGGGCATAGCCTGCACTCATTGCACCTGCGCCCGCCAGCGCGAGCGTGATCGGTAATCCACCGTAGAAACCGGCTACACCCGCCAGGACGCTCCCGGCCAGCCCTGCCCCAATCCAGCGCGGTGAATAACGCAGGCGTGGTTGCCGATCTCGCTGCTTGCGAATTGATGGTAGCGTGGTTGTCATAGCACATCCTTGAGTCGACGACGAATCTGTCGTACAAAGAGGACGCAGGACAGGCATCTCTTGCATTGGCAGCCCATCCTGCGTACTCTCTCCCCCTCGCCATTGACAATATACCATTAAGATGAATAATACCTGAACAGAGTAACCAACCTGTTATCCGGTCACTCATCTCTCTCATCATTGTCAGCATGCGCCGCGGTATAATCGCTCTCACCGATAGATGGCGTCACTGCGGCGACGCGACGATTTCTTTACTACTACCATCACCGGTATGATATGATTGAGATACCTGTCAAAATCATGGTAAAGATACACAACATGCCGACCTTCAACGATGATGAGGTAACATCCGGGCGCTATGGATCTTAGTCATACTGCCATCCGCGATCACACGGCCTTTCTCGAACGGCTGCGATTGGTACCCGACCAGCCCGGCGTCTATCTCTGGAAAGACGCCAATGGCCGTCTGCTCTACGTGGGCAAGAGTAAACGGCTGCGCGACCGCATGCGTTCGTATTTCGGTTCACCGCGCAGCCTGAGCGGCAAAACCCGGCGGCTGGTTAGCCATATTGCCGATTTTGACATTATCGTCACTCAAAGTGAATTAGAGGCGTTGCTGCTCGAGATGAACCTGATTAAACAGCATCGCCCTCCGTATAATATTTTGCTCAAAGACGATAAGACCTATCCCTACATCAAGGTAACGGTCAACGAAGATTGGCCGCGTGTCTTCGCTACCCGTCAGGTGCTCAACGATGGCGCACGCTATTTTGGCCCCTACGCCAGTCCCGGTTCCGTCTATCAGGCGCTCGATGTTCTCAATCGGCTCTTTGCCTTTCGCCCGCCCTACGAGTGTAAAGACGACAAATTCAACCGTCACCGTAAACTGGGCAAGCCCTGCCTCTACTACCAGATGCGGCGCTGTCTAGGCCCATGTGTGCCCGGTCTGGTGACAAAAGAAGCCTATCGGCAGGCGATTGACGCCGTCTGTCGCTTCCTCGAAGGCAAGAGCGATCAAATCGTGCGCGAGTTACGTGCCCAGATGGAGCAGGCCGCTGAACAGCTTGAGTTCGAGCGTGCCGCATACCTGCGTGATCGCATTCAGGCTATCGAGAAGATTTCCGAACGCCAGCAGGTTTTACGCACGGTTGACACTGATCAAGATGTGATCGCGTTTGCCCGCGAAGAGGGCAGTGCGGTGGTGCAGGTGCTCTTCATCCGGGGCGGTAAACTTATCAATGCCGAACCGTTTACCCTCCAGGGCACCGAAGGCGAGAGTGATGAAGCGTTGCTGACCTCATTTCTCACTCAGTTTTACCAGGATGCCCCCAACATTCCACCCAACCTGTTACTGGCCGATCATGTTGAGGAGCCAATGATAATCGCGTCGTGGCTCCAACAGAAAAGCGGCCATCGGGTCGAAATTACGGTGCCCCGCCGGGGTGAGAAGCGACAACTGGTTGAGCTGGCTGCCAACAACGCACGTCAGAAGCTGCGCGAAATTCGCGAACAGTGGCTCAATTCCGAGCAACGTGCTGTTGCTGCGCTCAGCGAGTTGCGCGATCTGCTTGAGCTGCCCGCCCTGCCCCACCGCATTGAGTGCTACGATGTGTCGAATATTCAGGGACAACACTCAGTTGCCAGTATGGTGGTGTTCGAGCGCGGATCACCCCGTCCGGCCCATTACCGTCGCTTCAAGATCAAGACGGTGAGTGGCGCCAATGACGTTGCTTCGTTGCACGAAGTGATCAGCCGTCGTTTCCGGCGGGCGGCTGAGGCACTTGGCGAGACCCAAACCGTCACCGGGATGGTTGCCGATGACGACAATAAGACCTCTGAGACGGGCAATACCGATCAACAGGCCCTGGAGAGTTGGGCTGAGTTGCCCGATCTGCTGTTGGTTGACGGTGGGCAGGCGCAGGTTGCCGCTGCGTCGGCGGCCCTCCGCGACCTGGGATTTACCCAGATTCCGGTGGTTGGGGTTGCCAAAGGCCCTGATCGCAATCGTTTCGATCTGATTCGGCTCGATTGCGAGCCGCTAGTGCTGGCCCGTGATAGCAAAGCCCTGGCCCTGATCCAGCGGATTGATGAAGAGGCTCATCGTTTTGCCATAACCTATCACCGCAAGCTACGTAGCAAAGCGACCCTTCGTTCATCCCTGGAAGATATTCCCGGTATCGGCCCCAAACGGAAGCGTGCCCTGCTGAAGGCTTTTGGCTCTCTTGACGCCATTCGTCAGGCCAGTATCGATGAGCTTGCTGCCGTGCCGGGCATGACGCGCAAGGCTGCCGAAGAGCTGAAGAGTTTGCTGTAGTTGTCGGAGAAGAGCAATGTCAATTATCCATTCGCATATCCAACCCAACAGCCCCGATTTTCAGGCCAACTTTGCCTATCATCAGTCACTGGCTGCCGATCTCCGCGAACGCCTGGCCCAGATTCGCCAGGGTGGCGGTGCTGAACAGCGTCGTCGGCACGAAGAACGCGGCAAGCTCTTTGTGCGTGACCGGATTGATACATTGATCGATCCTGATAGTTCCTTTCTTGAGATCGGTGCGCTGGCTGCCTACAACGTCTACGATGAAGAGGTGCCTGCCGCCGGCATCGTTTGCGGGATTGGCCGCGTAGCCGGGCGCCCGGTGATGATTATCGCCAATGATGCCACTGTGAAGGGCGGCACCTATTTCCCACTGACGGTGAAAAAGCACCTCCGGGCCCAGGAGATTGCCCGCGAAAACCGCCTGCCCTGCATCTATCTGGTTGATAGTGGCGGAGCCTATCTCCCGCTGCAAAGCGAGGTCTTCCCCGACCGCGACCATTTCGGTCGCATCTTTTACAACCAGGCCC
This genomic window from Chloroflexus aurantiacus J-10-fl contains:
- a CDS encoding metallophosphoesterase; protein product: MTTTLPSIRKQRDRQPRLRYSPRWIGAGLAGSVLAGVAGFYGGLPITLALAGAGAMSAGYALTIEPRRIRLTVKDLSFEHLPSGLDGLTIGQLSDLHLGHRYSFTNAHQAIDQLLATQPEIIVLTGDLVQTRAAISRLPDVLRRLHAPLGVYAVPGNHDYWEGMPHIATMLREHGIQLLINRHRLIERQGARLLLAGVDDHWDGSPDLELAVGGAPAHDFRILLAHCPDIADEAATAGFHLQLSGHTHGGHVRLPGLGPLCLPRHGWRYDMGHFQVGSMHLFVSRGISGLPLRLGCPPEVNLFQLRRIAAETGDAQSATLRAHGDHGEAARFQRPSAGSPARD
- the uvrC gene encoding excinuclease ABC subunit UvrC, with protein sequence MDLSHTAIRDHTAFLERLRLVPDQPGVYLWKDANGRLLYVGKSKRLRDRMRSYFGSPRSLSGKTRRLVSHIADFDIIVTQSELEALLLEMNLIKQHRPPYNILLKDDKTYPYIKVTVNEDWPRVFATRQVLNDGARYFGPYASPGSVYQALDVLNRLFAFRPPYECKDDKFNRHRKLGKPCLYYQMRRCLGPCVPGLVTKEAYRQAIDAVCRFLEGKSDQIVRELRAQMEQAAEQLEFERAAYLRDRIQAIEKISERQQVLRTVDTDQDVIAFAREEGSAVVQVLFIRGGKLINAEPFTLQGTEGESDEALLTSFLTQFYQDAPNIPPNLLLADHVEEPMIIASWLQQKSGHRVEITVPRRGEKRQLVELAANNARQKLREIREQWLNSEQRAVAALSELRDLLELPALPHRIECYDVSNIQGQHSVASMVVFERGSPRPAHYRRFKIKTVSGANDVASLHEVISRRFRRAAEALGETQTVTGMVADDDNKTSETGNTDQQALESWAELPDLLLVDGGQAQVAAASAALRDLGFTQIPVVGVAKGPDRNRFDLIRLDCEPLVLARDSKALALIQRIDEEAHRFAITYHRKLRSKATLRSSLEDIPGIGPKRKRALLKAFGSLDAIRQASIDELAAVPGMTRKAAEELKSLL